In Chanodichthys erythropterus isolate Z2021 chromosome 11, ASM2448905v1, whole genome shotgun sequence, a single window of DNA contains:
- the irx3a gene encoding iroquois-class homeodomain protein IRX-3a: MSFPQLGYQYIRPIYPQDRQGIGSARAGTDLSPSGALSNVLSTMYGSPFAAAQSYGAFLPYSNDLSIFNQLGAQYELKDSPGVQHPGFAHHHPAFYPYGQYQFGDPSRPKNATRESTSTLKAWLSEHRKNPYPTKGEKIMLAIITKMTLTQVSTWFANARRRLKKENKMTWTPRSRTDEEGNVYNSDHEGEDGDKREDEEEIDLENIDTENIENKDDLDEQDELHSDLKLDGRSDSEISDGYEDLQGPEQRLFKAMVKDGKEIHGDRAEHFHHHNHHHHHHHHQNSLEQANGEPVKLNQAIINSPPSENNPPPAPKPKIWSLAETATTPDNPRKSPLMNGTSATSATQTIITPHRLLSCPVGKLQSWTNRGFTAHQLALLNSNHYLGLSNQASANGLALYSRQAEDRSQNSESTVTERSSALEAEKKLLKTAFHPVQRRPQNQLEAAMVLSALSSS; this comes from the exons ATGTCTTTCCCACAGCTGGGATATCAGTACATCCGACCCATATACCCGCAGGACAGACAGGGGATAGGCAGTGCCCGAGCCGGGACAGACCTGAGCCCGTCCGGAGCGCTCTCTAATGTTCTCTCCACTATGTACGGATCACCTTTCGCTGCCGCACAAAGCTATGGAGCTTTTCTTCCTTATTCAAATGATCTGTCTATTTTCAACCAGCTG GGGGCACAATACGAACTGAAGGACAGTCCGGGCGTCCAGCACCCTGGATTTGCTCACCACCATCCTGCTTTTTACCCATATGGTCAGTACCAGTTCGGAGACCCTTCCAGACCCAAAAATGCCACCAGGGAGAGCACCAGCACACTCAAGGCCTGGTTAAGCGAGCACCGGAAAAACCCGTACCCCACCAAAGGCGAGAAGATCATGCTGGCCATCATCACTAAAATGACCCTCACTCAAGTGTCCACCTGGTTCGCCAACGCCAGAAGGAGGCTAAAGAAGGAGAACAAGATGACCTGGACCCCACGGAGTCGCACGGACGAAGAAGGAAATGTTTACAATAGCGACCACGAGGGAGAGGATGGCGACAAACGCGAGGACGAGGAGGAAATCGATTTGGAGAATATTGACACGGAGAATATTGAGAATAAGGACGATTTAGACGAGCAGGACGAACTGCATTCTGATTTGAAACTGGACGGCAGGAGCGACTCCGAAATTTCAGACGGCTATGAGGATTTACAAGGACCGGAGCAAAGGTTGTTCAAAGCAATGGTGAAAGACGGTAAAGAGATTCACGGCGACCGCGCAGAGCATTTTCACCATCAcaatcaccatcatcatcaccaccaccaccaaAACAGCTTAGAACAGGCCAACGGCGAGCCGGTCAAACTCAACCAGGCCATCATCAACTCCCCGCCCTCAGAAAACAACCCACCTCCAGCCCCAAAACCTAAGATCTGGTCTTTGGCAGAGACTGCCACAACTCCAGACAATCCACGAAAATCTCCTCTGATGAACGGGACTTCCGCTACGTCCGCCACTCAGACCATCATAACTCCTCATAGACTCCTTTCGTGTCCCGTAGGGAAACTCCAGAGCTGGACAAATCGGGGTTTCACCGCACACCAGCTCGCCTTGCTTAACTCAAACCATTACTTAGGACTCAGTAACCAGGCTTCGGCGAATGGCCTTGCGTTGTACAGCAGACAAGCAGAGGACAGGAGTCAAAACTCCGAGTCCACAGTCACAG AAAGATCTAGTGCCTTGGAAGCAgagaaaaagttgttaaaaaCAGCCTTCCATCCTGTTCAAAGACG GCCCCAGAACCAACTCGAAGCTGCCATGGTATTATCCGCCCTCTCGTCCTCGTAG